TCAGGTAAAATAGTCTCATCCATGTTTCCATTATCACAATTTTCAGTATTGTCAATAGCTAGATATACTTTTTCGGTTGATAAATCTAAAAGTTCAATTACTTCTTTATTAATCACATCAAAGTCTATATTTCTAGCCGATAAAATAACTACTGTAGAAATTTCATCATAACGTTTACCTCTAATTATTCTACCGTATACATTTTCTACTATATTATCGTTATTTGATGTAAAATACATATCAGGAAgatttatttcatcaattacGTTGTTAAAAGTTCCGTCAccaatattttacaaaaactttACAAACTCAATCTCTTCCGGTAATGCTCGCATATTTtgagtaaatgaaaatatacgGAAGTTTTTCtataaagaaatgaatttaatagagagattaattatttcactttTAGTTGCATTAGGCTGAGCAGGGAGTAATTGTCGAAAATCACCAcctaaaatcattaatttccCACCAAAaggaatattattattcataatatgTTGTAAAGTTCAGTCTATTATATCTAACGCATACCAAGGTGCCATCGGCGCTTTATCccaaataaaaacatttgttttttttaaatattgccCTTGTTTAGAATTTGGCTTTATATTTGAAGATGAATCTGAGAACATTGGTACAGGTAAACCAAACGTTTTATGTATAGTTTTTCCATTTGGTAGGAGCGTCGCTGCAATGCCTGTGTATGCCATAGtacaaacatttttattttgttctttAAGTATGTGACacaatgttttataaataaaagtttttccaGAACCTCCAGGACCGTCAATGTAAATACAATTTGAAGATCTTTCCAGTGtttcatcattaattaatgTCAACACATAATCTACTACTTCTTTTTGTTGAACGTTAAGTTTATCATAATATGATTGTGAATTATCTTGTGGAAAACTTTGTGATCATTCTTGGTTAATCATTTCCATATCGATTTCACTAATCTGTGGCATATCGGGAAATGCTGCAAGGCTATAACCTTCACGATTAAGCATAGAATTAATGTATACGTATGCTCTTTGTTCTCCTTCTATCACTAAATTTCTACTATAATCTTCTGACATTGATTCTTTAAACTCATTCCATAATTCATTTGGACGAAGTGGTTGACAGTGAATTAATATACGAACAAATAAACAACGCAATTGTCGTGGCATCATCCATATGACTGCTTCTGATAAAGTTCTTTTCCATTCTTGATCATCTTCAATCAGTCCGGCTGCTAGACATGCAGTTGTAAAAGTATCATGAGGAACTCCATTTACTGTTCTAAGATTTTCGAAACTGGTAGCACCTTTAATATGAATTAACAATAGCCtaagatgaaataatttaacttaagCAGGGCTTATTGAATACATTCGACCTATAACGTCGAATTGTTTCTTACGTGGAACCCAATTTGAGATTTTTGTATTACTATCTTTTTTAGAATCGTAATGAAGTGGAATGTCACTATAAGTGTACTGCCAAGCATTAGGATCACGTTCATTTAATTTGAAGTAGTCTAATAACATTGATTGTTTCTGTAAGGCATTTTGAAGTTTAATATCGTCACAATCGTCATTAATAGTAATACTATGCTGATTAGGTAAATGTACCGGTAAACGGGTTATTGAATGACTTTtatcttgtaaatttttcgataaaattcgCCAAACAGCTTCTACAGGACCAACATAGCGAGCATCAACAAAATTACGAATTTCGTCATAGTCatttacattattatcatttacaCTGTGAGAAGCACATTGTTCGTTCGAGTCTGTTTCTATCCTAGTATTTGATAACGTTCCATTTATCGTTATTGCTGCTTTGTCATGACCTTTGTAAACATACTTATATGAGTATTTAACTGCTCTAATTGAAGATACAATTTCTACGTTAATATGACAAGTGAAAGTTTGTAATAAGGTCGAATTGTACGGTACAACGTATCGATTATCAAATACATGATCATTTCGCGTAAATGTTATTCCTTCATCTTTACGGCGATAATAAGGATATCCATTATCATCCATGGCTGTTTCATTTCGGAaacttttaggaaatttttttgaacattttccGTCATTAAGACACCAATCTCCACAAGGGTCATGAAGCATATTCTTTGTTACAATATCGAATAGGTTTGGATTCTTTGCAGAATTTGGAATTTCtgcagaaattaatttatcaacttgttcacaagtttttattttactacctTTCGTTAATATGATTAACATATGTAAATGAGGTAAACCACGTTTTTGGAATTCTACTACCCAATTGTATGCAATGACTGAACCGAAAATAGACTGTTTTAcgatcatattaattaaagcatcttttttgatattaaatacaCGAGCAACTAAATCGGGTCTGTCTGAAGCACTTTGTCCTGCTAATAAGTTTTCTGTAATTTCTCGCCATTTTGGATTACATGGCATAGTAACAAATAAGTCAGATTTGCCGAATTTACGAACGATTGACATTGCATCTTGATAATGCTGCATCATATTTCGTGGAGAACCCGTAAAACTTGATGGTAACACAATAATTTTACCTATGTTAGGACTTAAATTGTTATAAGAACTTTGAGATTGCAAATGATCAATTAAACCTTGGTATGATTCAGCTcgcaatttttttgattagatttacaataatttaatctgtctttttcaattttaacgtAACTATCAACTACCCACTGTTGTGATAAACGACGCCCCATTAGAAAAACATTGAAGTTATCTCTGATTgctaaatgatatttataataatcagcGCGGGTTACTCTTcgattagttttatttaaatgatatagAAGCATGCCAACCTTGTTCACCATAAGGATAAAAAAGAGGATAAATCCAAAGGTCGGTATTAGGATTCATGGTACTTAAACATTGTAAAGATTTAGTTgctttattttgaattgtcaCATATGATTCTGGAATTTCACCATCAGCTGTCGTTAGAAAAACTGCAGCAACTTCATTTactctttgaaaattatacCGCCTTGCATCCATTCCAGGTTTTAATGTAAagagtaaatttaattctggTTCAATTGTATTACCTGCTGAATCAactgtataattatttttcaacaccTCTTTGTTTGATTTAATTCTACTTCACCATGGCGGCAGCAAtcattaaaagaataatatttgCTACTAACTTTTTCAGCAACAAAATGTTTTGCATTACAATGATCACATTTAACGACCATATTACCAATATAATGCTCTCGAATTTCATTGTCATTATTTGTTAGTGTTAAGTTACTTTCATTCACTTGACTCAATGGCTGATTTGGATTTGGATTACTATTATCATTGATCAAAGCTTCCGAATAAGATTCTTCGTTTGATCTACAATAATTATGAtcagaatgaaaattttcaactgttCTCGATTCATACAATGACGAAGAATGACAATTATCTTCAGAATATTGATGTTCTGATTCTGCCGATATTGAGAATGATGTAGGGattgatgaagaaaaattttcatatgcaGTAAAGCAATAATCATGATCGGATCTCAAATTATGTTGTTTGTTAGATGTAAATATAGAATTTGCTTCGGGTATAAATGTTTCAAATTGTGTATGATCAGTAATCGGATTTTCATACTCAGAATACGTGAAAGAAGATATATTACTTGACGAAGAGGGAATAGTTACAATATTGTTCATAATATCATATGAAGCGGAATCTAAAGAAGAGTTAGCATTGCTCAGAGGTGTTATAGTAACATTTtccgaattattatttacaataggACATGcgttgaaattatttgaaggTAATATTATATGAGAGGAATGATTAGgtggtttaatttatttgataattcgTCGTTGACGTTgtgtttctttttctttttcacgtCGTATTCGTTTAACGAGTTCTTCTTCCGCAGCAGTTCGTATAATTTTACGCCGTCCCATATTCGCACATAAGCTAATTGCTAGTAATAagagaaaatttgttttgacttttcagataataaattaataatttatataatttattatatattttcattttaatacatggaaaaaagcttacttgtaataaaaatttaagtacaaaTAAAGTTAgctcttttaaaattaaaatttattttaatgattaagtTACAATTGAGTAcaatttatcttaattattttattatgaactTATATTGTATTTATGTTCGTATGACTTATAACTATAGTTATTTGTTTGAGtgagtttaattatttcaatcaataatttttttttttttacaatcttattattttatttttgaaatatatatagttgcaaattaaataatatatttagatagaTAAATCGTAAGttatcttttaaattgtagttgttgtttttttaatattttaataaaaattttagttactattataattttaaacgtaagtttaatttttagataagTTTAAGCTCGAGTTATATAATAGTATTAGTTTATTCGAAttaaggaaaataatttttcaaattgaataacttatttaaatagatgaatcgtaagttattttttgaattgtagttattgtttgtttaatattttaattaaagttttagttagtattataatttcaaatgtaaGTTTAATTTTCAGATAAGTTAAGCTAAAgttatataattgtattagtttatttgaattgaggaaaataatattacaaattgaataatttattaaaaatagataaatcgtaagttattttttatattgtagtTGTTGTTTttcgtaatattttaataaaagttttagttacggttataattttcaatgtaTGTTcaattttcagataaattcAAGTTCAGTTAGATATCAGTTATATCTTTAGATAAGTTCAAGTCAAATttctgtttttaattttagttcatAATTTATAGTTCATATAGTTATAGTTGTTCACTTCATTGAATTGTCTAAAGGccacctgaaaaaaaaaaaataaaggtttGAGTTCATTAAaactcattaataaaatactcaaTGAACGTAATATTAGTACCAAATGCAAAATTAATCCGACaatgaaacaataaattatgtaaagtaattatttgatttagttatttaaaaaatcaaacgtCATTCGACCCTTTTGATAATCaatttagattattattaagaaaatatacttaaaaagttattatataGTAGAGTTAAATAGTaagaataaaatctaaattcttttcttttcattactaattaaatataataatattttgatcaAAGtggattgaataaatatttttaatacataccatatgatgtttaataaaattttttacatgatgtAATATCTCGTAATTCTTCTGTGTTTGTgatgtaataatataaaatacaccgacgattatttaatttaatcgttaaatatatatattatcaagtttgacaattaattaatataaatgttgtGATTACCAAGCTTAACCTATGTACTATGCATGTTAATAGATAATGCATAATTCACtcatttatgttattatttttatattaatccgTTGATATAGTAactatttgtatttttaatttactatattgAAGTTTAATGCGATTTACTTAAGAGTTAATCGTTATTGCAATTGCACTTTATGCAGAAAAGAAGGATAAACTCGtagaatattataaataacaggGATGGGCGATATCTATTGATATTTGTTATTTCAACTATCGatgttttgttttataaagttttgatGTTCtctatcgatattttttggacacgatatatcgatactcgataataaaaaactaaaactatcgATGTTAcgatatttatgttttttttcaatatcaccCATCCCTAAGGCTTATTCAGAAACACACTCTGGAAGAGAAATATTCAACTCCTGCATTCAGAAATATTCTCAGGTCGAACCAGTGGTGCGATTTAATATTACACAGGTACTAATCACTTCTGGATAGGTAATTTTTCATCTCCAGAGTGTATTTCTGAACACGcccttaataaataataatcaacaatTTCGTCAATATGTTTTATCAGAGAATATCATAGATGTCGCTGTTGATGCATTACGCGgcaatttactattattttaaattattattgaacttCATAGATactaaatgaattttcaataatgcattctttctctctctctccctctctctttctctctctctctctctctctatatatatatatttatatatatatatatatatatctgataAATGATTGTAGCACATAAATtcaagtataataattttgaatatgtCTAGtgcgttaatttaaattttttaaatagtactTTAAatcactaataattataataacatctTTTTGACAACTAAAATGCAGGTCCCTAAAAAGACGTTACACgcagtataattattttctcagatataacaaatattgttattaatattaggatgtgttattttttatttttaatttacagacGTGAGAAGTATTTAGTATAAGATGCTATAAACTAAAGTTATAGCACTCTATGAGAGATAGCATGAGAGCATAGGGGGCTAATGTTAGGTATAACAGGTAACAATGATCATGTATGTAGCTATCATTAACCTGATAgtgacaaattaattttactgggctgttaaaaaattaatatacttaCATTTTGGTACAAAAgctataaaagtaaaaaatttaagcttgaaggaatcataatatatatcagcaccaatatttattatttttattaatatttcaagatatatttattatttaagaacaatattcaaaatacAATCAATAGTTTGACTTATAACATGTTAACTTAATTGAGTACTTTTTGGTCAAATCAGGTATCCCATAATAAGGCAtgctataatttataattataaacacaACTTTAAGATAACAATCAGTAGAATAATGAACGCAcgcgttaaattattttcattgcaCAATACcagcttataatttttttgttaattaataataattctcatCACTATTTGCCTAATTACCAATTAAATTCTTAACATATTGAGTATAATCTAACATTTATTGTCACACATCTTAATCTCATAAGTCTCATGAATATTTGTTGAAtacgtaataattattaataccgattagttattaataaagacgaaatttttgccttaatttttaaataaaatttttcaaatgtttgatATTGCCGCGAAAATATTTGTTGtattataaaagttttcaaacaaaagttgtaggaaattaaattttctaaaataaatctctcgtatgattttttttaaatgaacaatattttcaccgtaattccaaaattaagttTCATAATGagtgattcaaatttttgataatcacaaaaatcttaattttgaaatcacgatttttttattagtgctatgaaaaaatgataagagacattttttttataaaattaaattttttacaacttttgttcgaaaactttttttatacgaccaatatttttgccgtcatattagaaattttttaccaattaattattgcttattatttttaaattaaagcaaaaatCCTGGCCCTAGTTcttaaataaacagaaaatattgatatcaaccaattaaattcatatgtatatagttgctctacatttattatcacaaattaactcaataatacttaataactTGCAAAATATAcagatgaatttataaattgtttaaatatcaCATAATagtcaaataattaatcattaaaaaaaacaatgaggACACTTttcttaaacaaatttaactttttcgtAGCTGAAATGAGAACCAAGTGCaattccataaataataaaaatgcgaattcagtaattaacttttatttagactgaaaatcttatttttaaataggtAGTTATTAAATCTTCTTTAAATaggtaataattattggaaaaaaaaagttacattaaaaatatgaaaaataaacctTGATAAACACATTGTTGATCTTATTTTAAGGATCAGACTGCAAATGAGACCAGTATTACCTATCTTCCTCATAGATAATAGTTGAACGTATTACTTTactttagtaattattctGCGTGTCGCTTGTTTTCATTTTCCGACGAAATGCTTTCATATATCCTCTTGGGAGATACAATACCGCATGCTCTGAGCTGATCCGGTGTCAATGGAACGACGGCCTTGTCATGAGTTATGTCATCAAATGAATCGACCCGCATTTGAGTAGGCCCTTCTATGAATCATAAAAAGATCAAAGATATGAATTATGTTTACTTTATACACAGATAGCAAGATCACTTCTAAATAGAGAgatttatattatacaatataaagaaaaaaataaagaaaaaattaataaaacctAACCAGCAGATGTGATAGCTTTACCGCGAACTTTTAATAAGCATCCCTTAGGGAATTTCACGAAGTCACCAACGTTGAAACCAATAACACGTAAGAGTAACcttatttttttgtcgacCAATACCCCAGCAGCGTAACTGCCACCATAAGATGATGCTTGCCGAAATTCCTGCTTAAGGTATCCTTTGACCtctgaaaagtaaaaatattaatgtaaaatatgtttaaaaatttgaaaaaattaaaaattaagaaacttACCGACGACAGCATTTACATTTTCCAAATCTTCCATGGCTACCTCTTTGACAGTACCTGTCAAGTAATCGGTATCATATTTAGTATCATTTGGGCTGATAGTTACATCCGTTGATGATAAGATTACTAATTGAAGCGGAGATAAGGTATCGGACGGACTTACATACGCATTTGGTTGTGTTTTAGCACCAGTAATGgtaataaactataaaaatatcataaaatacgACTGTTACACAAAATCTACGAAttctatattaatattaaaaaaaaacaaatacttACGCAACGATAATGAATTAATGgggaaaattttcttgccaTGTTTGTCCAAAAGAGAACACGGACGCGTGACCTGCTTCCATTGTTGAcggtaattttatataatgccGTACGAGGATTAGTTTTTGTGGCCACAAGTTTTAATCCTTCTATCGAATCCACAAATCCACGAAtctcactttaaaaaaaatcaaaatgaataaattaataattaatatatataataattacatatacaaaataaaaagaaaaatatttatattacatggtacaaatgaaaattaatatctaaattattcataaatttcaattaaaaaataaaaaatacttacataGATTCATCTCCGACAACCCAGCCTTCAATTTCCTGATCAGTAGTAAAATTTTCGATGTAGGATTCATTGGCCATGTTTAGATTTTATATTCTGTTCTAAATCTGATGCAAGAACACgttgttatacaatttattttaatagatagAAAAACCACGTTGTAAAAATTCGATACACAAGTCACACATCCGACCTCTACGACTGCTAGACACAAAAGAATGAATATTCGCCTTTTATGATGGTGTATGCATTATATGTATCTAAATACAGAGAGCGTGGTCGTTGTAAAAGCTGATGTGTATTTTTAAGATGATAAATGTTTCCTCTTCGATGACTGTAGTATCACTATGGAACATTTCACAACAATCTCAGAATTCTCGCTCGTaccctaatagccactttagcttgaaattgacggcaatttgatgttgaaattacctaAAATCTGCTGCCCGAATTTGCAGACAATTTCACggcaaaagttaaaaataaaaatttgcggttattttttcttcaatttaaaggttaacttttatgaataataaacagTCAGTAATGTTCATTCCtaccatttcagaaggtaagcaaatttttacataaaattgtctaaaatttgagggtaaaaatatatttaataatttttcaaatcaaattaacgataatttgacataaaatttgcctgaaaattaaagacaacttttttctagaCAATTTTTGACATCAATTTGCATTCCAATTCGGGcaataaatttacgtcaaattcagtagcaagttgcatacaaatggtcgtaaaaaatggaaaagtcttaagttgacggaaatttgacGGAAAATTCAACGAAACTTTTGTACAGTAAGAGTCAGTTTTTCTCAAaccgagtttatttttatccgggttttaattaatattgctagtatatctatgtattaataattaataatatatagatataccagcaatgataattaaaatccgGATAAAAATGCAAtcggtttgaaaaactggccctaaacttttgctcaagcaaactgtgctattagggttGTTTTGTTGTGCATGTAAAGCTGAgcttaaaagtatttatactatattatatgttttttatattttaatatagatattttattattattattattatgtacatAGATCATgtcatttttatgtatatttttgtgtCGCTTCTGTATATTTTCGTGTCgttttatgtatattataattattttcaaccaATCACGTTACGAATAGTTTGCAACacatatttattgtatatatcatgtaaattttattatttgataacaaaattccttgaaaaatcaactgtgaggacaaatacaataactagattttcaaaaaatcacttaaaaaGGAAAACtgaaataagttatttttttacttatttctaATGGACTttgaggatgaaaaaaaattttttcccagaAAACGATGAATGAGTCTTAAAAGGGATTCattcaagtatttaaaactGTCCCTGAATTTGCAATTAGTTAGTTGATATCTCGGTAACACATTGTCGtacaaaactataaaaaaagcaaattaaagctgaataaattttctaaccgACCTACGCATTGGTTAGCagacaacaaaaaaaacaatgtgGAACATTTGCGTCTGGGCTTATTTCTTAAGTTTGCGCAGTAGTCGTAGctttaaaaagttttcaaataaaatgcactgaaactagagatttcaaactaaaaaattaaaaaaatttttctggttCTTCAATTTTTGGCATGATTGCATATCTTTATTTAGTTTTGTATCAGAggtattattacaaaatactTTCCCAATAATGATGGATAATAGATGAAGTTAGTAGTTATTTTATTCCCTATGACAGTATCGATTATTTCTGTATTAGGGACATGCAACGtacttttttcttatttatgattttgcGTCAGAGCTTGAAATCTGGGATAAGTGTTACGACCAGGGTAGagaacacaaaaattaaaagaaaaaaatctatatattgaAATCCTACTGTACCCTGGTAAGACAAAAATCTCTAAACATAAGAAGAGGTATTCTCACTATAGAAGCTCTTTTCCAAGTCGGAGCGGAGAATAAGAGTGGTAGTGGGAACTAGAGCGGTGAGCACTGTGTGTGTCCTCTCGTAAccgagttaaaattttattattgaagtaACATAGCGATTTCATTATTACCAGGGTACTAACACATTCAAACACATTCTCACGATTATCTGAATGAGGAGAACATAGAAACAGAAAACATAGCTGACGTAGCCTGCATGTGTACAGAGTAATAACTTATGATACTCAACACACATACTAGGTACCCTCACTCTCGAATGCAGTGTGCCTCTTTTTAATGCTGAGAAGGGAAGAGCAAGAGAGGACCCCTAATTTCACGAGCAGAACTAAGACACACTCACGTAAGTTCTCGGATCCCTCTATTTTTGGTCAAGACCGCAGTCGCGTGATTTATGAGACATAGGACCTCGGCCCTGACATTATGCTTGTCCACCGACGATTCTAGCTGTCCCCCTCAGagctttcatttttattacccAGTAACAGGAGCCACCCAGTAGCCGCTCTGGTGTTCGCCGATACCTCTTAGATGTCACCTCTCCATTCGTTGATTTGGAGGCCAAGCCGGGATAACGCGTACCACCAAGAACAAGTCCATGCTTACGCTTCCAGAATCTTCTTAAACTAAACATGCATTAATTCTCACTCTTTTAAGGAGAcgctgaacttttttttataaccagcatctgaattgaaaatttatttaaaagaaaccCTCAATTCGAATATCGAATAATTAaggaaatgatttaattatttttcttctctttCGACTTGACCTCGGGTACCGCACGTGCAGAATAAACCGCGGGAGGAGAAGCACATAAAAATAGTTGCTGGTACAGCAAGAATCTCCTCTTCTGGTGTACAAGATCAAGGGTCACTGCTCGGTACCCTCGATTTCGGACTATATAAACCCGCAGTTTGTCGGTCTAAATGTCCAGTCTTCGAATCTCAGTTAAACTAAAACTCCGTCGTAGTATTCGTTGTACCGCGCATCAAAGAAATTATTCCGCACGGTTCTCAACCCTCAACATACGCGCAAACCACATCTACCAAGGGGTACGGACTGAGCGAACGTTGAATACTGGGTCATAGCcagtatattatacaatttacaaaaaaatcaacgatCTTCCAACCAACAACAACCACTATTTGTACAAcggaagctgaataaattttataattaacaattgtaaGTTATCCAGTcgtttttactattatttctctagaataatTCTCCATATTGATCTTATTCCTCATACTCATTATCGTAACGACGAGGTCTCCGTCGCCGGAGTAAAGGACTTAAGTGTCTTGACTCGAAATAAGAGACTGTATatgatatttgttattattgcaTGTTAGACGTAACAATAAGTTTGAGCCTTACGTTATCAAAACATTTCGTCCATCATAGAAATATGCATTTAATAATAGTACTCATTAATGAATAGAGTATTTAGCAGCcttcagtaaaaataaatacttgtaGACTGATTTTACTTTAGAAAGCTCATGTCACCTTCGGTACAGCACAATGATTACTTTGCAACACGAGTCAATTTAAAGGTATTATATTAGTATGTTCACTAATCAATTTATATCGATATTCGTTATTATCAGGTTGAGAGAAAATCACACATTTCCTTTGTTCCTATTGTAATAATGTCTTTCGATCGAACAAGAACATCAAaaatagaatttgaaaatgctAATGAACatcttttaaatatacaagttTCTAATCATCTAacaaagttgaataaaatacaGTGGGCATCATATTCAAACCAAAATACACtaccgataaaaatattagaaataatattcaaacttCGATTACATGAAATAACTGACGCCAAGGATCGCACGAGTTTATTAGTAAGAGAATTATTACAGCGTCACTTACGTCATTGTactatcattaaatatttaaaaaatcttaagaaTTATTCATTTCTATGTATAGAATCATTAAACCTTGAAGACTTTGTTACCTTCTCCCCGTACGCTTCGTCATCAGATATACCAACATATTTTGACGTTATTAATATGCTCGAGTGGTGTACTTCTAATCGACATAAACATCATCTGGCTTATGCCGTTCTATTTGGCTACTATTCTGGGCTGTTTGAGACAGAGATCTGTGGTATGACaaacgaaaatttaattcaattatattctCAAGAACCAAT
This genomic window from Microplitis demolitor isolate Queensland-Clemson2020A chromosome 6, iyMicDemo2.1a, whole genome shotgun sequence contains:
- the LOC103576628 gene encoding uncharacterized protein LOC103576628 isoform X2, coding for MANESYIENFTTDQEIEGWVVGDESIEIRGFVDSIEGLKLVATKTNPRTALYKITVNNGSRSRVRVLFWTNMARKFSPLIHYRCFITITGAKTQPNAYVSPSDTLSPLQLVILSSTDVTISPNDTKYDTDYLTGTVKEVAMEDLENVNAVVEVKGYLKQEFRQASSYGGSYAAGVLVDKKIRLLLRVIGFNVGDFVKFPKGCLLKVREGPTQMRVDSFDDITHDKAVVPLTPDQLRACGIVSPKRIYESISSENENKRHAE
- the LOC103576628 gene encoding uncharacterized protein LOC103576628 isoform X1, translated to MANESYIENFTTDQEIEGWVVGDESIEIRGFVDSIEGLKLVATKTNPRTALYKITVNNGSRSRVRVLFWTNMARKFSPLIHYRCFITITGAKTQPNAYVSPSDTLSPLQLVILSSTDVTISPNDTKYDTDYLTGTVKEVAMEDLENVNAVVEVKGYLKQEFRQASSYGGSYAAGVLVDKKIRLLLRVIGFNVGDFVKFPKGCLLKVRGKAITSAEGPTQMRVDSFDDITHDKAVVPLTPDQLRACGIVSPKRIYESISSENENKRHAE
- the LOC103576628 gene encoding uncharacterized protein LOC103576628 isoform X3 encodes the protein MANESYIENFTTDQEIEGWVVGDESIEIRGFVDSIEGLKLVATKTNPRTALYKITVNNGSRSRVRVLFWTNMARKFSPLIHYRCFITITGAKTQPNAYVSPSDTLSPLQLVILSSTDVTISPNDTKYDTDYLTGTVKEVAMEDLENVNAVVEVKGYLKQEFRQASSYGGSYAAGVLVDKKIRLLLRVIGFNVGDFVKFPKGCLLKVRGKAITSAG
- the Int-2 gene encoding viral integrase produces the protein MSFDRTRTSKIEFENANEHLLNIQVSNHLTKLNKIQWASYSNQNTLPIKILEIIFKLRLHEITDAKDRTSLLVRELLQRHLRHCTIIKYLKNLKNYSFLCIESLNLEDFVTFSPYASSSDIPTYFDVINMLEWCTSNRHKHHLAYAVLFGYYSGLFETEICGMTNENLIQLYSQEPIIAIEGKYSNGWEAPYYHKILTFIDELVDVFYDKIELYSMGFTDKLFDILPSTFSFLINQYYKMAVGKIPPIGFSLRLIKYMVNSIIKNKKMSINDSNTIKYLEIERNLQDNLNFNTFNLKRDLEKLNRKLKKVSEMNFSINGN